The Candidatus Zixiibacteriota bacterium genomic sequence TGTTCATCCAGCGGCTTCACGGTGTGAAGATGCAACACGCGGGTCTCAAGATCAAGATCGGTTCTGAGTATCCAGGCTGCGCGCATCGCCTCAGTGGTTTCGGGTCCGCAGGATATTATAGTGATATCCTCTCCCTCGCTCCGGTACTCGCTTGCCGGGTGACACTCAAACGCCCGGGCGAAATGGTCCGCTTCGTGGCGGAAGCGAAAGATCAGCCCCTCACCAAAACGAAACGGCGTGCTTTCGTCGGTTATAATCGGCGTAGCCTCCCGGGCGAAACGGAGATACTTTGGGCCGACTACATCCAAAAGCAGGGCGCGGGTCATTTTCTCGGTCTCGACGATATCGCAGGGTACCCCCATGTGCATGTTAGGCAGACCGGTAATCTGGAACATCGCCTCCAATTCTTGATGAGTGGCGCCATCAGGACCCACTGAAATCCCTCCATGCGCGCCAACGATCAAAACGTTTAGGTTGGCGTAACAAACCGATATCCGGAGCTGATCGAGATTTCGCGCCGAAGCAAACACTCCGTAGGTGCCGAACACCGGTATCTTCCCCTCCCGGGCAAGGCCTGCGACTATTCCGGTGGCGTTTTGTTCGGCGATCCCCGCCGAAATGAATCTCGGCTTTCTCTCGGGATGGTTCTTATAGAAATCCGATATGCAGATCGAGTCCGAGATGTCCGCCCCGATACAAACGATGCGGGGATCATCGCCGAACTTGTCGAGCGCCTGTCCGAATCCGGCCCGGGTCGGTTTCATTTCGACGCGCATATTCTCGCCGGCGTTCCACCAATAGTTGCGCGAAAATCGGGGCTGGGCATCAGTCAACCTGACTTCTACCTGTTTTTCGCTTTCGACGGCATAGGCAAGCAGGTCATCGACATTGAACTTGTCGGTCGCGCCCAGTTCCGCGAGGGCCAATTCCAGTTCCTTTCGGTTAGGCGGCTTGCCGTGCCAGCCGACCTCGTTTTCCATGAACGAAACACCCCGCCCTTTGTTCGTATGGCATATTACAGCTATCGGTTTGCCGGCCAATGCCTGGCAGCGGGCGCCCTCCAGATTTTCAACCAGATCGGCGATATCGTGACCATCGGCATTGAGCACATTCCACCCGAACGCCCGATACTTGTCGGCCAGCGGTTCGATGTTCATGACCTCTACAATAGGGCCGTCGATCTGTAGCCGGTTACAATCGATGACTGCAATCAGGTTCCCCAACTGGTGGTGTGCGGCGGACATGGCCGCCTCCCAGATAGACCCCTCCTGCTGCTCGCCGTCGGAGCAAATCACAAACACCCGATAGTCCCTGTCGTTCAATCTGGCGGCCAGGGCAGAGCCAACCCCCAGCGAAAGTCCCTGCCCCAGCGAGCCGGTGGTAAACTCGACACCGGGCAGGTCAAGCCTGTGCGGATGGCCCTGGAAGGGAGAATCCAATTGCCGGAGCCGTACGACTTCCTTTTCCGGATAGTACCCGCTTACTGCCAGTGCCGTGTAGAGCGCCGGCGCTTTGTGTCCGGCTGACCATACAATTCGATCCCGATCCGGCCACTCCGGGTGCCTAGGGTCGTGGCGCGCAATACGCAAATAGAGCGCCGCCGCTATGTCCATGACACCGAGTGTGCCTCCGGAGTGGCCGGAACCGGCGGCGCAAAGGGCAATCAGGTTGAGTCCGCGCATGTAACTCGCGCGCTCACGAAGTTCGTTTACAGAAAGCTCGCGGACAACCCGTCCCGTGGCTGAGTCTACCAGTGGCACCGACGTGATTCCTGATTTGGCGGTTGCAGGTCCATGCAAACCGGAATTTGACGCCTGTGAGAACTACTGTCAATTGCTATGACGCATCAGCTGGGCGTGGAGCCGTTGGATCTTTCGGGCGAGATCATCCGTTGTGGTATTGTTCCTGATCACTCTGTC encodes the following:
- a CDS encoding transketolase; protein product: MPLVDSATGRVVRELSVNELRERASYMRGLNLIALCAAGSGHSGGTLGVMDIAAALYLRIARHDPRHPEWPDRDRIVWSAGHKAPALYTALAVSGYYPEKEVVRLRQLDSPFQGHPHRLDLPGVEFTTGSLGQGLSLGVGSALAARLNDRDYRVFVICSDGEQQEGSIWEAAMSAAHHQLGNLIAVIDCNRLQIDGPIVEVMNIEPLADKYRAFGWNVLNADGHDIADLVENLEGARCQALAGKPIAVICHTNKGRGVSFMENEVGWHGKPPNRKELELALAELGATDKFNVDDLLAYAVESEKQVEVRLTDAQPRFSRNYWWNAGENMRVEMKPTRAGFGQALDKFGDDPRIVCIGADISDSICISDFYKNHPERKPRFISAGIAEQNATGIVAGLAREGKIPVFGTYGVFASARNLDQLRISVCYANLNVLIVGAHGGISVGPDGATHQELEAMFQITGLPNMHMGVPCDIVETEKMTRALLLDVVGPKYLRFAREATPIITDESTPFRFGEGLIFRFRHEADHFARAFECHPASEYRSEGEDITIISCGPETTEAMRAAWILRTDLDLETRVLHLHTVKPLDEQAIRRAAEETGGVVTAEEHQVGGLGNRVAGVIAQRVRLRGKSLKFAMIGVPDRFGQSGRPWQLIRKLGLTAEHIAAQVKVMLGV